In Proteus vulgaris, one DNA window encodes the following:
- a CDS encoding DUF721 domain-containing protein, with the protein MRDSYPQSLEKIFIELEGSNKNTLQLIQQRATILLKLNRAVMALLPVPLQDKCRVANYRNAILIIEVANASWLTRLRYETPSLLSALRQEILPSLSSIDIKINPTLGIKPEKRSLISSLKEQEPTKRRHLSLESAQSLKYLAQKSPKKLREKLERLAALAGESTSATKDER; encoded by the coding sequence ATGCGGGATAGTTACCCACAATCATTGGAAAAAATCTTCATAGAACTTGAAGGTTCCAATAAGAATACATTACAACTCATACAACAGCGTGCAACGATTTTACTAAAATTAAATCGCGCCGTCATGGCTCTTTTACCGGTTCCTTTACAAGATAAATGCCGTGTCGCAAATTATCGCAATGCTATTTTAATTATTGAAGTAGCAAACGCAAGTTGGTTAACACGATTACGTTATGAAACTCCATCATTACTTTCTGCATTAAGACAAGAAATTTTACCATCCTTATCCTCAATAGACATCAAAATTAATCCGACTTTAGGAATAAAACCGGAAAAAAGATCTTTAATATCATCATTAAAAGAACAAGAGCCTACAAAGAGACGTCACTTGAGTTTAGAAAGTGCTCAATCATTAAAGTATTTGGCGCAGAAAAGTCCGAAGAAGTTAAGAGAGAAGTTAGAGCGGTTGGCTGCACTTGCCGGAGAGAGTACAAGTGCAACCAAAGATGAACGTTAA
- the ftsZ gene encoding cell division protein FtsZ: MFEPMELTNDAVIKVIGVGGGGGNAVEHMVRERIEGVDFFAVNTDAQALRKTAVGQTIQIGNAITKGLGAGANPEVGRNAAEEDREALRAALEGADMVFIAAGMGGGTGTGAAPVVAEVAKELGILTVAVVTKPFNFEGKKRMAFAEQGITELSKHVDSLITIPNDKLLKVLGRGISLLDAFGAANDVLKGAVQGIAELITRPGLMNVDFADVRTVMSEMGYAMMGSGAAKGEDRAEEAAEMAISSPLLEDIDLSGARGVLVNITAGFDLRLDEFETVGNTIRAFASDNATVVIGTSLDPEMNDELRVTVVATGIGMDKRPEITLVTNKQNQQSAMENRYQQMQNSMSSFTAVEESKPAAKAVNEQSTQANKEPDYLDIPAFLRKQAD, encoded by the coding sequence ATGTTTGAACCTATGGAATTAACCAACGATGCGGTGATCAAAGTCATCGGCGTTGGTGGCGGCGGCGGTAATGCGGTTGAGCACATGGTTCGTGAACGTATTGAAGGCGTAGATTTCTTTGCAGTCAATACGGATGCTCAAGCGCTACGTAAAACAGCAGTCGGACAAACTATCCAAATTGGTAATGCCATTACGAAAGGCTTAGGTGCAGGTGCAAACCCTGAAGTGGGTCGTAATGCCGCAGAAGAAGACCGTGAAGCGTTGCGTGCAGCGCTTGAAGGTGCCGATATGGTCTTTATCGCAGCAGGTATGGGTGGTGGTACGGGTACAGGTGCCGCACCAGTTGTTGCTGAAGTTGCTAAAGAGTTAGGTATTTTGACCGTTGCTGTAGTAACTAAGCCTTTTAATTTTGAAGGCAAAAAGCGTATGGCATTTGCGGAACAAGGTATTACTGAGCTATCCAAGCATGTTGACTCATTAATCACTATTCCTAATGACAAATTATTAAAAGTATTGGGTCGTGGAATTTCATTATTAGATGCGTTTGGCGCGGCTAATGATGTCTTAAAAGGTGCAGTTCAAGGTATCGCTGAGCTAATCACCCGCCCAGGTTTAATGAACGTTGACTTTGCTGACGTAAGAACCGTGATGTCTGAAATGGGTTATGCCATGATGGGCTCAGGTGCTGCTAAAGGTGAAGATCGCGCTGAAGAAGCTGCAGAAATGGCGATTTCAAGCCCATTATTGGAAGATATCGACCTGTCTGGTGCGCGTGGTGTGTTAGTCAACATTACCGCTGGCTTTGACTTGCGTCTTGATGAATTTGAAACAGTGGGTAATACCATTCGTGCATTTGCATCAGATAACGCGACTGTGGTTATTGGTACATCCCTTGACCCAGAAATGAATGATGAACTGCGTGTAACTGTCGTTGCAACAGGTATCGGCATGGACAAACGTCCAGAAATTACGCTGGTAACGAATAAGCAAAATCAGCAAAGCGCAATGGAGAATCGTTATCAGCAAATGCAAAATAGCATGTCTTCTTTTACTGCTGTAGAAGAAAGCAAGCCAGCAGCAAAAGCAGTTAACGAACAATCTACTCAGGCGAATAAAGAGCCCGATTATTTAGATATCCCTGCGTTCCTGAGAAAACAGGCTGATTAA
- the ftsQ gene encoding cell division protein FtsQ, with amino-acid sequence MSQAALNIKEHKEKQHSDRPSNGTYLSGLIFFLCVIATIVWGGIQVVNWMKDANRLPISKLVLTGERHYTTNDDVRQAILSLGQPGTFMTQDVNIIQQQIERMPWIRQVTVRKQWPDELKIHLVEYVPFTRWNDTYFLDKEGRVFSLPTQLETKGNYPLLYGPQGSEKMVLSGYVAMRDQLLASNLNLKAASMSARQGWQLVLDNDVRLELGRKDNEKRIARFIELYPILQQETDKRVDYVDLRYDSGGAVGWAPLLLENE; translated from the coding sequence ATGTCACAAGCAGCGCTAAATATAAAAGAACACAAAGAGAAACAGCATTCTGACAGACCGAGTAATGGTACTTATTTATCAGGATTAATTTTTTTCTTATGTGTGATTGCCACTATTGTTTGGGGTGGAATACAAGTAGTTAACTGGATGAAAGATGCAAATCGTCTTCCTATCTCAAAACTTGTATTAACCGGTGAGAGGCATTACACAACAAATGATGATGTGCGTCAGGCGATTTTATCTTTAGGGCAGCCAGGCACATTTATGACACAGGATGTGAATATCATTCAGCAACAAATTGAGCGTATGCCATGGATTAGGCAAGTCACTGTACGTAAACAGTGGCCTGATGAGCTTAAAATCCATCTGGTAGAGTATGTTCCCTTTACCCGCTGGAATGATACTTATTTTCTTGATAAAGAAGGCCGTGTTTTCAGCTTGCCAACGCAATTGGAAACCAAAGGTAATTACCCTTTGTTATATGGCCCTCAAGGAAGTGAAAAAATGGTGTTATCAGGTTATGTGGCAATGAGAGATCAACTTCTTGCAAGTAATCTGAATTTAAAAGCAGCGTCAATGTCTGCACGTCAAGGATGGCAATTAGTTTTAGACAATGATGTCCGATTGGAGTTAGGTCGTAAGGATAACGAAAAACGGATCGCTCGCTTTATTGAGTTGTATCCGATACTGCAACAAGAAACAGATAAACGAGTTGATTATGTTGATCTGCGTTATGACAGTGGTGGTGCAGTCGGATGGGCTCCTTTATTACTTGAGAATGAATAA
- the ftsA gene encoding cell division protein FtsA, producing MIKATDRKLVVGLEIGTAKVATLVGEILPDGVVNIIGVGSCPSRGMDKGGVNDLESVVKCVQRAVDQAELMADCQISSVYLALSGKHISCQNEIGMVPISEEEVTQDDVDSVVHTAKSVKVKDEHRVLHVIPQEYAIDYQEGIKNPVGLSGVRMQAKVHLITCHNDMAKNIVKAVERCGLKVDQLIFAGLASSFAVLTEDERELGVCVVDIGGGTMDIAIYTGGALRHTRVIPYAGNVVTSDIAYAFGTPPNDAEAIKVRHGCALGSLVGKDENVEVPSVGGRPPRSLQRQTLAEVIEPRYTELLNLVNEEILKVQEQLRQQGIKHHLAAGIVLTGGAAQIDGLVECAQRVFHTQVRIGKPLNITGLTDYAQDPYYSTAVGLLHYGKESHFGEETETEKRSAVSGLFKKLTGWLKREF from the coding sequence ATGATCAAAGCGACGGACAGAAAATTAGTAGTTGGTCTTGAGATTGGTACGGCCAAAGTAGCCACCCTTGTCGGTGAGATCCTGCCTGATGGTGTTGTAAATATTATTGGGGTAGGAAGTTGTCCATCTCGAGGCATGGATAAAGGTGGCGTTAACGATCTTGAATCCGTCGTAAAATGTGTGCAACGGGCGGTAGATCAGGCCGAATTGATGGCTGACTGTCAAATATCTTCAGTATATTTGGCGTTATCAGGCAAGCATATCAGTTGCCAAAATGAGATTGGTATGGTGCCAATTTCAGAAGAAGAAGTGACTCAAGATGATGTTGATAGCGTGGTTCATACTGCGAAATCCGTCAAAGTAAAAGATGAACATCGGGTTTTACATGTTATACCGCAAGAGTATGCCATTGATTATCAAGAAGGGATCAAAAACCCTGTTGGATTGTCGGGTGTACGTATGCAAGCTAAAGTTCATTTAATTACCTGCCATAACGATATGGCAAAGAATATTGTAAAAGCAGTTGAACGCTGTGGATTAAAAGTGGATCAACTGATTTTTGCGGGACTGGCTTCAAGTTTCGCTGTATTGACAGAAGATGAACGTGAGCTTGGTGTGTGTGTTGTTGATATTGGTGGCGGTACGATGGACATCGCCATTTATACTGGTGGAGCATTAAGACACACTCGCGTTATCCCTTATGCTGGCAATGTGGTAACAAGTGATATCGCTTATGCGTTTGGTACACCCCCAAATGACGCTGAAGCTATCAAAGTTCGCCATGGTTGTGCATTAGGCTCTTTAGTTGGTAAAGATGAAAATGTCGAAGTTCCTAGTGTCGGAGGCAGGCCACCAAGAAGTCTGCAACGACAAACTCTTGCTGAGGTGATTGAGCCTCGTTATACCGAATTGCTCAATCTTGTTAATGAAGAGATTTTAAAAGTTCAAGAACAATTACGCCAGCAAGGGATTAAGCATCATTTAGCTGCAGGTATTGTGCTAACAGGTGGTGCTGCACAGATTGATGGACTTGTTGAATGTGCTCAACGTGTTTTTCACACGCAAGTACGGATCGGTAAACCGTTAAATATTACCGGGCTAACAGATTATGCGCAGGATCCCTACTACTCAACAGCGGTTGGGCTTTTGCATTACGGTAAAGAATCCCACTTTGGTGAGGAAACAGAAACCGAAAAACGCTCTGCTGTCAGTGGTTTGTTTAAGAAACTTACCGGCTGGCTGAAAAGAGAGTTTTAA
- the lpxC gene encoding UDP-3-O-acyl-N-acetylglucosamine deacetylase: MIKQRTLKRIVQATGVGLHTGKKVTLTMRPAPANTGVIYRRTDLNPPVDFPADAKSVRDTMLCTCLVNEDDVRISTVEHLNAALAGLGIDNIVIEVNAPEIPIMDGSAAPFVFLLLDAGIEELRTAKKFIRIKETVRVEDGDKWAEMRPYNGFKLDFTIDFNHPAIDASTQRYKLDFSAESFMSQISRARTFGFMRDIEYLQSKGLCLGGSFDCAIVVDDYRVLNDDGLRFEDEFVRHKMLDAIGDLFMCGYNIIGEFTAFKSGHALNNKLLQAVLAKESAWEFVTFEDEAQMPVAFKAPSMVFA, from the coding sequence ATGATCAAACAACGGACATTAAAACGAATTGTACAAGCAACTGGTGTGGGTCTTCACACGGGTAAAAAAGTTACGCTTACAATGCGTCCGGCGCCAGCAAATACTGGGGTCATCTACCGTCGTACTGATTTAAATCCACCGGTGGATTTTCCAGCAGACGCAAAATCAGTTCGTGACACTATGCTATGTACTTGCTTAGTTAACGAAGATGATGTGCGTATATCAACCGTTGAGCATTTAAACGCAGCACTGGCTGGTTTAGGCATTGATAATATCGTAATTGAAGTGAATGCACCTGAAATTCCAATTATGGATGGAAGTGCAGCACCTTTTGTTTTCTTGTTACTTGATGCGGGTATTGAAGAACTTCGTACTGCGAAGAAATTCATTCGTATCAAAGAAACAGTACGTGTAGAAGATGGTGATAAATGGGCAGAAATGCGTCCATACAATGGGTTTAAATTAGATTTTACTATCGATTTTAATCATCCAGCCATTGATGCAAGTACACAGCGTTATAAATTAGATTTCTCTGCTGAATCCTTCATGAGCCAAATTAGTCGTGCTCGTACTTTTGGATTTATGCGTGATATTGAATATCTGCAATCTAAAGGATTGTGTTTAGGCGGAAGCTTCGATTGTGCGATTGTGGTTGATGACTATCGTGTTCTCAACGATGATGGCCTGCGTTTTGAAGATGAATTTGTTCGTCACAAAATGTTGGATGCAATCGGTGATTTATTTATGTGTGGCTATAACATTATCGGTGAATTCACCGCGTTTAAATCTGGTCACGCATTAAACAATAAATTACTCCAAGCTGTATTAGCAAAAGAATCTGCATGGGAATTCGTCACATTTGAAGACGAAGCACAAATGCCAGTGGCATTTAAAGCTCCCTCAATGGTTTTTGCTTAA